Proteins from a single region of Nocardioides anomalus:
- a CDS encoding CpaF family protein — MTMTHAAAPARDELLERLDATVREAVRREGVDPQAEAAVVRRIAEGVVRDHDERSLTGVVSPVADAQAVVGELVARVSGFGPLQPYLDDPAVEEVWINDPSRVFVARGGRHELTNLVLTRGQVQELVERMLKSSGRRIDLSQPFVDAMLPEGHRLHVVLEGISRGFSAVNIRKFTVRAHRLHDLVELGSLSPRAATFLDASVRAGLNILIAGGTQAGKTTMLNCLAAAVPGGERIVSAEEVYELRFNHPDWVALQTRQQGLEGTGEVRLRDLVKESLRMRPSRVIVGEVRAEECLDLLLALNAGLPGMCTIHANSAREALVKACTLPLLAGENISARFVVPTVASSVDLVVHLGIDEHGVRRVNEIVGVPGRVENDVIETEPVFVRHGTELRRTGGLPPKLEQYECRGIDVHGILSGPLER; from the coding sequence ATGACGATGACGCACGCCGCGGCACCAGCCCGCGACGAGCTGCTCGAACGGCTCGACGCCACGGTCCGCGAGGCCGTGCGCCGCGAGGGCGTCGACCCGCAGGCCGAGGCTGCCGTGGTGCGCCGCATCGCCGAGGGAGTGGTCCGCGACCACGACGAGCGCAGCCTGACCGGCGTGGTCTCGCCGGTGGCCGACGCCCAGGCGGTGGTGGGCGAGCTGGTGGCGCGGGTGAGCGGGTTCGGGCCGCTGCAGCCCTACCTCGACGACCCGGCGGTCGAGGAGGTCTGGATCAACGACCCGAGCCGGGTGTTCGTGGCGCGCGGGGGCCGCCACGAGCTGACCAACCTGGTCCTCACCCGCGGCCAGGTGCAGGAGCTGGTCGAGCGGATGCTCAAGAGCTCGGGTCGCCGCATCGACCTGAGCCAGCCGTTCGTGGACGCGATGCTGCCCGAGGGCCACCGGCTGCACGTCGTCCTCGAGGGCATCAGCCGCGGCTTCAGTGCCGTGAACATCCGCAAGTTCACCGTCCGCGCCCACCGGCTCCACGACCTGGTCGAGCTGGGGAGCCTCAGCCCGCGCGCGGCGACGTTCCTCGACGCCAGCGTCCGCGCGGGACTCAACATCCTGATCGCGGGAGGGACCCAGGCGGGCAAGACGACGATGCTCAACTGCCTGGCCGCTGCGGTGCCGGGCGGCGAGCGCATCGTGAGCGCGGAGGAGGTCTACGAGCTCCGCTTCAACCATCCGGACTGGGTCGCGCTGCAGACCCGGCAGCAGGGGCTCGAAGGCACAGGTGAGGTGCGGCTGCGCGACCTGGTCAAGGAGTCGCTGCGCATGCGGCCGTCCCGGGTCATCGTGGGCGAGGTGCGGGCGGAGGAGTGCCTCGACCTGCTGCTGGCGCTCAACGCCGGGCTGCCGGGGATGTGCACGATCCACGCCAACTCGGCGCGCGAGGCGTTGGTCAAGGCGTGCACGCTGCCGCTGCTGGCCGGCGAGAACATCTCGGCGCGCTTCGTGGTGCCGACGGTCGCCTCGAGCGTGGACCTGGTCGTGCACCTCGGGATCGACGAGCACGGCGTACGCCGGGTCAACGAGATCGTCGGCGTACCCGGCCGCGTGGAGAACGACGTCATCGAGACCGAGCCGGTGTTCGTGCGGCACGGGACCGAGCTGCGGCGCACGGGCGGGCTGCCGCCCAAGCTCGAGCAGTACGAATGCCGCGGCATCGACGTGCACGGGATCCTCAGCGGTCCGCTGGAGCGCTGA
- a CDS encoding type II secretion system F family protein, translating into MTPATWGAALGATLAAGLLLVATGLVAARRPRLATRVAPYVRDVPRLTSRPVPTTSAARGVFGPLLGTAADAVERVLGGATSVRRRLQRAGLTASVAEFRVQQVVWGLVGFAVAAAYSLLKALTHPGGVVAPVLLCLTAFAAGVLLRDQHLTSQVKQRERRILEEFPTVAELLALSVAAGESPVSALDRVVRRSGGELSRDLATVLAEVRTGEPVGAAFDRMAASTGLPLVSRFAQGVAVAVERGTPLADVLHAQAADVREAGRRELIETAARREVAMMVPVVFLVLPVTVLFAFWPGVVGLSLTTP; encoded by the coding sequence GTGACCCCCGCGACCTGGGGCGCCGCGCTCGGGGCCACGCTGGCGGCCGGTCTGCTGCTCGTCGCCACCGGGCTGGTCGCGGCCCGCCGGCCGCGGCTGGCGACCCGCGTGGCGCCGTACGTCCGCGACGTGCCGCGCCTGACCAGCCGGCCGGTGCCGACGACCAGCGCGGCCAGGGGCGTCTTCGGACCCCTGCTGGGCACCGCGGCCGACGCGGTCGAGCGGGTCCTCGGCGGCGCGACGTCCGTACGCCGCCGCCTGCAGCGCGCCGGCCTCACCGCGAGCGTCGCCGAGTTCCGCGTGCAGCAGGTCGTCTGGGGGCTGGTCGGCTTCGCGGTCGCCGCGGCGTACTCCCTCCTCAAGGCGCTCACCCACCCCGGCGGCGTGGTCGCGCCGGTCCTGCTCTGCCTCACCGCCTTCGCCGCCGGCGTCCTGCTGCGCGACCAGCACCTCACCTCCCAGGTCAAGCAGCGCGAGCGCCGGATCCTGGAGGAGTTCCCCACCGTGGCCGAGCTCCTCGCGCTCTCGGTGGCCGCGGGCGAGAGCCCGGTGTCCGCCCTGGACCGGGTCGTACGCCGCTCCGGCGGCGAGCTCAGCCGCGACCTCGCCACCGTCCTGGCCGAGGTCCGCACCGGCGAGCCCGTCGGCGCCGCCTTCGACCGGATGGCCGCCAGCACCGGCCTGCCGCTCGTCTCCCGCTTCGCCCAGGGCGTCGCGGTCGCCGTCGAGCGCGGCACCCCGCTGGCCGACGTCCTGCACGCCCAGGCCGCCGACGTCCGCGAGGCCGGGCGCCGCGAGCTCATCGAGACCGCCGCGCGCCGCGAGGTCGCGATGATGGTCCCGGTGGTGTTCCTGGTGTTGCCCGTCACGGTCCTGTTCGCCTTCTGGCCCGGCGTCGTCGGGCTCTCGCTCACGACCCCGTGA
- a CDS encoding LLM class F420-dependent oxidoreductase encodes MQLTTPLQYDGNPRETADQVVELEKAGLDMVWVAEAYGFDSPTLMGYLAAKTERLQIAAGILNVFSRTPGAILQTAAGLDNVSAGRAVLGLGASGPQVIEGFHGMPYEKPLGRTREIIRLVRSGLQREPLESHGIFDIPLSEGQGLGLGKPLKILTRPERDSIPIWVASLGDKNVEMTAELADGWLPIMFVPDKAREVWGDSLDRGAAKRDASLGTLQINAGGMVAIGEGEETKALLDFLRPMYALYVGGMGARGKNFYNELAQQYGYEAEAKEIQDLYLDGKKDEAAAKVPFEWLEASNLVGPASYVRERIAAFQEAGVTHLAVSPVSDNPAATVSQLKDWVS; translated from the coding sequence GTGCAGCTCACGACGCCTCTGCAGTACGACGGGAACCCGCGCGAGACCGCTGACCAGGTGGTGGAGCTGGAGAAGGCGGGCCTGGACATGGTGTGGGTGGCGGAGGCCTACGGGTTCGACTCGCCGACGCTCATGGGCTACCTGGCGGCCAAGACCGAGAGGCTCCAGATCGCGGCGGGGATCCTCAACGTGTTCAGCCGGACGCCGGGCGCGATCCTGCAGACGGCGGCGGGCCTGGACAACGTGAGCGCGGGGCGCGCGGTGCTGGGTCTGGGCGCGAGCGGGCCGCAGGTCATCGAGGGCTTCCACGGGATGCCCTACGAGAAGCCGCTGGGCCGCACCCGCGAGATCATCCGGCTGGTGCGCAGCGGGCTCCAGCGCGAGCCGCTCGAGAGCCACGGGATCTTCGACATCCCGCTGTCCGAGGGGCAGGGGCTGGGGTTGGGCAAGCCGCTCAAGATCCTCACCCGCCCGGAGCGCGACAGCATCCCGATCTGGGTGGCGTCGCTGGGCGACAAGAACGTCGAGATGACCGCGGAGCTGGCCGACGGGTGGCTGCCGATCATGTTCGTGCCGGACAAGGCGCGCGAGGTGTGGGGCGACTCGCTGGACCGCGGCGCGGCCAAGCGCGACGCGAGCCTCGGCACCCTGCAGATCAACGCCGGCGGCATGGTGGCGATCGGCGAGGGCGAGGAAACCAAGGCGCTGCTGGACTTCCTGCGGCCGATGTACGCGCTGTACGTCGGGGGCATGGGCGCGCGCGGCAAGAACTTCTACAACGAGCTCGCCCAGCAGTACGGCTACGAGGCCGAGGCCAAGGAGATCCAGGACCTCTACCTCGACGGCAAGAAGGACGAGGCCGCGGCGAAGGTCCCCTTCGAGTGGCTGGAGGCCAGCAACCTGGTCGGCCCGGCGTCCTACGTCCGGGAGCGGATCGCGGCCTTCCAGGAGGCCGGCGTCACCCACCTGGCCGTGTCGCCGGTCAGCGACAACCCGGCGGCGACGGTGTCGCAGCTCAAGGACTGGGTGTCGTGA
- a CDS encoding type II secretion system F family protein: MGALVGLGVGVGLLLVWSAFFVPVRPRPAASAEGGRAARLLQRAGLGEVSPTGFLVLCVVCGVVAGFVVQVISRTPPVAVAFGVIGGYLPVAVVAGRARRRQREFAEVWPEAVDNLASAVRAGLSLPEALAALGVRGPEPLRPSFDAFGLDYQVTGRFGESLDRLKERLADPVGDRVVEGLRVAREVGGGDLGRLLRNLSGYLREDARTRGELESRQAWTVNGARLAVAAPWLVLLFMSFQTEVIRRYASPGGALVLAVGAGLCLVAYRLMVHIGRLPVERRILR; the protein is encoded by the coding sequence ATGGGCGCGCTGGTCGGGCTCGGGGTCGGCGTGGGCCTGCTGCTGGTGTGGTCGGCGTTCTTCGTGCCGGTGCGACCGCGGCCGGCCGCGAGCGCCGAGGGGGGCCGGGCGGCCCGCCTCCTCCAGCGGGCCGGGCTGGGTGAGGTGTCGCCGACCGGGTTCCTCGTGCTGTGTGTGGTGTGCGGAGTGGTCGCGGGGTTCGTGGTCCAGGTCATCAGCCGTACGCCGCCCGTGGCGGTCGCCTTCGGGGTGATCGGTGGCTACCTGCCGGTGGCGGTGGTGGCCGGACGGGCGCGGCGGCGCCAGCGCGAGTTCGCCGAGGTGTGGCCGGAGGCGGTGGACAACCTGGCCAGCGCGGTGCGGGCCGGGCTGAGCCTGCCGGAGGCGCTGGCCGCGCTCGGGGTGCGCGGACCGGAGCCGCTGCGGCCGAGCTTCGACGCGTTCGGGCTGGACTACCAGGTGACGGGTCGCTTCGGGGAGAGCCTGGACCGGCTGAAGGAGCGGCTGGCCGACCCGGTCGGCGACCGGGTGGTCGAGGGCCTGCGGGTCGCGCGCGAGGTCGGCGGCGGCGACTTGGGCCGGCTGCTGCGCAACCTGTCCGGCTACCTCCGCGAGGACGCCCGCACGCGCGGCGAGCTCGAGTCGCGGCAGGCCTGGACGGTCAACGGCGCCCGGCTGGCCGTCGCGGCGCCGTGGCTCGTGCTGCTCTTCATGTCCTTCCAGACCGAGGTCATCCGCCGCTACGCCAGCCCGGGCGGCGCGCTGGTCCTGGCCGTCGGCGCCGGCCTCTGTCTGGTCGCCTACCGGCTCATGGTGCACATCGGCCGGCTCCCCGTCGAGCGCCGGATCCTGCGGTGA
- a CDS encoding TadE/TadG family type IV pilus assembly protein, with product MSGRRRSERGAAVVDFVLVLAVLVPVVLGIAQVALVMHVRNTLAAAASEGARLAATRDRGPADGVALTRSQIDGAVSGRFAQEVSAQQQGDTVEVTVHASVPALGLGGPAVELTVHGHATEEPP from the coding sequence GTGAGCGGGCGCCGTCGCTCCGAGCGGGGTGCGGCGGTCGTCGACTTCGTCCTCGTGCTGGCGGTCCTGGTGCCGGTGGTGCTCGGGATCGCGCAGGTCGCGCTGGTCATGCACGTGCGCAACACGCTGGCCGCGGCGGCCTCGGAGGGGGCGCGGCTGGCGGCCACCCGCGACCGCGGGCCGGCGGACGGCGTCGCGCTGACCCGCAGCCAGATCGACGGAGCGGTGTCCGGGCGGTTCGCCCAGGAGGTCAGCGCGCAGCAGCAGGGCGACACCGTCGAGGTCACCGTGCACGCATCGGTGCCGGCGCTCGGCCTCGGTGGCCCCGCGGTCGAGCTCACGGTGCACGGCCACGCGACCGAGGAGCCGCCGTGA
- a CDS encoding acyl-CoA dehydrogenase family protein — translation MPERPSIYDQEHEDFRRTARAFMEKEVVPHVEEWEKAGQVSREVWLKAGETGLLGFDVDEEYGGAGIKDFRYNCVLTEEITKVGGGGLGFPVHNDVILPYFTSLSNDEQKQRWLPGLTSGELISAIAMTEPGAGSDLQGIRTSAVDKGDHYVLNGSKTFISNGIMSDVVVVVARTDPDAGHQGISLLVVERGMDGFERGRNLEKVGLKAQDTAELFFDNVEVPKANLLGEEGQGFIHLMQNLPQERVSIAAIAVAAVEHVLDLCLDYARTREAFGKPIGRFQHNRFLLAEMATEAHIARVFLNDCVAKLNAGQVDTALASMAKWWTTELQTKLVDRGVQLFGGYGYMTEYPIAKAFMDSRIQTIYGGTTEIQKEIIGRSLGL, via the coding sequence TTGCCTGAGCGCCCTTCGATCTACGACCAGGAGCACGAGGACTTCCGCAGGACCGCGCGCGCCTTCATGGAGAAGGAGGTCGTCCCGCACGTCGAGGAGTGGGAGAAGGCCGGCCAGGTCAGCCGCGAGGTGTGGCTCAAGGCGGGCGAGACCGGGCTGCTCGGCTTCGACGTCGACGAGGAGTACGGCGGCGCGGGGATCAAGGACTTCCGCTACAACTGCGTGCTCACCGAGGAGATCACCAAGGTCGGGGGCGGCGGGCTCGGCTTCCCGGTGCACAACGACGTGATCCTCCCCTACTTCACCTCCCTGTCGAACGACGAGCAGAAGCAGCGCTGGCTGCCCGGGCTGACCAGCGGCGAGCTGATCTCGGCCATCGCGATGACCGAGCCGGGCGCGGGCTCGGACCTCCAGGGCATCCGGACCAGCGCGGTCGACAAGGGCGACCACTACGTCCTCAACGGCTCCAAGACCTTCATCAGCAACGGGATCATGTCCGACGTCGTCGTGGTCGTCGCGCGCACCGACCCCGATGCGGGCCACCAGGGCATCTCCCTGCTGGTCGTGGAGCGCGGCATGGACGGCTTCGAGCGGGGCCGCAACCTGGAGAAGGTCGGGCTCAAGGCCCAGGACACCGCCGAGCTGTTCTTCGACAACGTCGAGGTGCCCAAGGCCAACCTGCTGGGCGAGGAGGGCCAGGGCTTCATCCACCTCATGCAGAACCTGCCCCAGGAGCGCGTGTCCATCGCCGCGATCGCGGTCGCGGCGGTCGAGCACGTCCTCGACCTGTGCCTGGACTACGCCCGGACCCGCGAGGCCTTCGGCAAGCCGATCGGGAGGTTCCAGCACAACCGGTTCCTGCTGGCCGAGATGGCCACCGAGGCGCACATCGCGCGGGTCTTCCTCAACGACTGCGTGGCGAAGCTGAACGCCGGGCAGGTCGACACCGCGCTCGCCTCGATGGCCAAGTGGTGGACCACCGAGCTGCAGACCAAGCTGGTGGACCGCGGCGTGCAGCTGTTCGGCGGCTACGGCTACATGACGGAGTACCCCATCGCGAAGGCCTTCATGGACTCGCGCATCCAGACCATCTACGGCGGGACGACGGAGATCCAGAAGGAGATCATCGGCCGCTCGCTGGGTCTCTGA
- a CDS encoding CAP domain-containing protein, translated as MRRLAALTLTAAVLVGGATAPAEAGRAESTYQRQAVKATNAARTAQGLKPLRTTDCLQRAAVRQARLMAQREEMFHQDIGAVLADCGLSTVGENVAYGYPSGRSVVRDGWMESEGHRANILNGAFRLIGLAARKGHDGRWYVAQVFGAKG; from the coding sequence ATGCGCCGCCTCGCCGCCCTGACCCTCACCGCCGCCGTCCTCGTGGGCGGCGCGACCGCCCCCGCCGAGGCCGGCCGCGCCGAGTCGACGTACCAGCGCCAGGCGGTCAAGGCCACCAACGCCGCCCGCACGGCCCAGGGCCTGAAGCCGCTCCGCACGACCGACTGCCTGCAGCGCGCCGCGGTCCGCCAGGCACGGCTGATGGCCCAGCGCGAGGAGATGTTCCACCAGGACATCGGTGCCGTCCTGGCCGACTGCGGCCTGAGCACGGTGGGCGAGAACGTCGCCTACGGCTACCCCTCCGGCCGCTCGGTCGTGCGCGACGGCTGGATGGAGTCCGAGGGTCACCGCGCCAACATCCTCAACGGCGCCTTCCGGCTCATCGGCCTCGCGGCGCGCAAGGGCCACGACGGCCGCTGGTACGTCGCGCAGGTCTTCGGCGCGAAGGGCTGA
- a CDS encoding oxygenase MpaB family protein: protein MRWGSRGRYDHLDEIRTLDPYDDADRDRIVTLTARHDFPWDFDQGTAIAFLRDYGVPSISRLLDRTRQFEEHGVKRYDDTLVFQEEAVAEGVDSARSHAAVARLNRIHGHYAIPNDEFQYVLATTIVGPVRWITRYGWRPLDPKELVAIARFTTRFGELMQITGLPQTYEGYERLLEDYERERFAPDPANTRVTEATIRIGRQTAPWYLKVGFRRVTIALMDEPLREALGMEDQPRWLVRAVDLGLRARARLLRFAPPRRAPRDRTHPTYPNGYRLSQIGPTKMLDELNKERDVA from the coding sequence ATGAGGTGGGGGTCGCGCGGCCGGTACGACCACCTGGACGAGATCCGGACCCTCGACCCGTACGACGACGCGGACCGCGACCGCATCGTCACCCTCACCGCGCGCCACGACTTCCCCTGGGACTTCGACCAGGGCACGGCGATCGCGTTCCTGCGCGACTACGGCGTGCCGTCGATCAGCCGGCTGCTCGACCGCACCAGGCAGTTCGAGGAGCACGGCGTCAAGCGGTACGACGACACGCTGGTCTTCCAGGAGGAGGCGGTCGCCGAGGGCGTGGACTCCGCCCGCTCGCACGCGGCGGTCGCGAGGCTGAACCGGATCCACGGCCACTACGCGATCCCGAACGACGAGTTCCAGTACGTCCTGGCCACCACGATCGTGGGACCGGTCCGGTGGATCACGCGGTACGGCTGGCGCCCGCTCGACCCCAAGGAGCTCGTCGCGATCGCGCGCTTCACCACCCGCTTCGGCGAGCTCATGCAGATCACCGGGCTGCCGCAGACCTACGAGGGCTACGAGCGGCTGCTGGAGGACTACGAGCGCGAGCGGTTCGCCCCCGACCCCGCGAACACCAGGGTCACCGAGGCCACCATCCGGATCGGTCGGCAGACCGCGCCGTGGTACCTCAAGGTCGGCTTCCGCCGGGTGACCATCGCGCTCATGGACGAGCCCCTGCGCGAGGCCCTCGGCATGGAGGACCAGCCGCGCTGGCTGGTCCGCGCCGTCGACCTCGGCCTGAGGGCGAGGGCGAGGCTCCTGCGGTTCGCCCCACCCCGGCGCGCGCCGCGCGACCGCACGCACCCGACGTACCCGAACGGCTACCGGCTGAGCCAGATCGGCCCCACCAAGATGCTCGACGAGCTGAACAAGGAGCGAGACGTTGCCTGA
- a CDS encoding ArsR/SmtB family transcription factor, with translation MTVATLCAALGDPTRAGLVERLARGPASLSELAAPYAMSLTAVSKHVGVLVDAGWVERRKQGRVVTCRLRPEPLDELAGWLTDRRTFWTAALDRLDGVLTSEEH, from the coding sequence GTGACCGTCGCGACCCTGTGTGCCGCCCTGGGCGACCCCACGCGCGCCGGACTGGTCGAGCGGCTCGCCCGGGGGCCGGCGTCGCTGTCGGAGCTGGCCGCGCCGTACGCCATGTCGCTGACCGCGGTCAGCAAGCACGTCGGCGTCCTGGTCGACGCCGGCTGGGTCGAGCGCCGCAAGCAGGGCCGCGTCGTCACCTGCCGGCTGCGCCCCGAGCCGCTCGACGAGCTCGCCGGCTGGCTCACCGACCGCAGGACGTTCTGGACCGCCGCGCTGGACCGGCTCGACGGCGTACTCACCTCCGAGGAGCACTGA
- a CDS encoding pilus assembly protein TadG-related protein has protein sequence MRRRGEDGQATVLIVGFAVALAMLIAAVVDASAAYLQRQGLDTLADGAALRGADLGATGEDVYHGGVPADSLALTPAQARAAVGAYLQQAGAYASYPGLTYAVRIVGDRVEVSLHAPLDLPLSVPGSPERATVGAEGSAIVGVDG, from the coding sequence GTGCGCCGCAGGGGTGAGGACGGGCAGGCGACGGTCCTCATCGTCGGCTTCGCGGTCGCGTTGGCCATGCTCATCGCGGCCGTCGTGGACGCCTCGGCTGCCTACCTCCAGCGCCAGGGCCTCGACACCCTGGCCGACGGGGCCGCGCTGCGCGGTGCGGACCTCGGCGCGACCGGCGAGGACGTCTACCACGGCGGCGTCCCGGCCGACAGCCTCGCGCTCACCCCGGCGCAGGCCCGGGCCGCGGTCGGTGCCTACCTGCAGCAGGCCGGCGCCTACGCGAGCTACCCCGGGCTGACGTACGCCGTGCGCATCGTCGGCGACCGCGTCGAGGTCAGCCTGCACGCGCCCCTCGACCTGCCGCTCAGCGTTCCCGGCTCGCCCGAGCGTGCCACCGTCGGCGCCGAGGGCAGCGCGATCGTCGGCGTCGACGGCTGA
- a CDS encoding SRPBCC family protein, with the protein MHDFTLERHYAAAPEKVWARFTEPALMAQWFCPNPALDVACELDVRPGGAWRCAMGSYVVSGTYVEVDPTERLVFTWAWAHDDDPETTVSVTLTPDGDGTHLLLEHAETAPDAGDDGHRGGWVLNLDRLAAVL; encoded by the coding sequence ATGCACGACTTCACGCTCGAGCGCCACTACGCCGCCGCCCCCGAGAAGGTCTGGGCGCGCTTCACCGAACCGGCGCTCATGGCGCAGTGGTTCTGCCCCAACCCCGCGCTCGACGTGGCCTGCGAGCTCGACGTCCGGCCCGGCGGGGCGTGGCGTTGCGCGATGGGTTCGTACGTCGTGAGCGGGACCTACGTCGAGGTCGACCCGACCGAACGCCTGGTCTTCACGTGGGCGTGGGCGCACGACGACGACCCCGAGACCACGGTCAGCGTCACGCTCACCCCGGACGGCGACGGCACCCACCTGCTCCTCGAGCACGCCGAGACCGCGCCCGACGCCGGCGACGACGGGCACCGCGGCGGCTGGGTGCTCAACCTGGACCGGCTGGCCGCCGTGCTCTGA
- a CDS encoding MMPL family transporter → MHRQIAGRLTGRVTKWLVLLAWIAAFAVFGSLSAKLVDVQNNEASSWLPGSAESTKVVDELSETVDPNDIPTLIVYYRSGGLSDADLSAIEDQATELSDVDGVVQKTVFTPQAVAQLPGAPFQAQSEDGEVAVTSLTFNFGSDGWNAIPDAVDEVRDITQVDGVTVHLAGYGGQAADSAEAFEGIDTTLILITLLVVIVLLLFTYRSPVLWILPILSVVFAYSVSGGVVYLLAKYAGLTVNGQSQAILGILVIGAGTDYALLLVARYREELRRHDDRHEAMAFALHRAAPALLASASTVAVGMLCLVFAELNSTAGLGPVNAIGIGVTFLVMVTLLPALLVICGRWVFWPKRPAYGSDEPNASGFWARVGARIAKAPRKVWIITTVLLLACSLGLFTLKADGLSTEDTYTKEFDSIKGQKLLVEHGLQDNSNTVQVVANTDELDDVLAAVEDIRGLGTPTEPQQVSDTRSFFEATVGEDISSTKAFDIVQATRDAVHGVDGADARVGGGSAFYLDTKVASNRDNKVIIPIVLIVVLLILIGLLRAVAAPLILMGTVILSFGAALGLSSLLFKYVFGFAGSDPGFPLFAFVFLVALGIDYNIFLMTRVREETATHGTRKGSLIALGSTGGVITSAGIVLAATFLVLGSIPFVFLAELGVAVALGVLLDTMIVRSVLVTAINLDVGGKIWWPSRLDRGERPPGSEGSESERAPATV, encoded by the coding sequence ATGCACCGCCAGATCGCCGGCAGGCTCACCGGTCGCGTCACCAAGTGGCTGGTCCTGCTCGCCTGGATCGCCGCCTTCGCCGTCTTCGGGTCGCTCAGCGCGAAGCTGGTCGACGTCCAGAACAACGAGGCCTCGTCGTGGCTCCCGGGCTCGGCGGAGTCGACCAAGGTGGTCGACGAGCTGTCAGAGACAGTCGACCCCAACGACATCCCGACCCTGATCGTCTACTACCGCTCCGGCGGGCTCAGCGACGCCGACCTGTCGGCGATCGAGGACCAGGCCACCGAGCTCTCCGACGTCGACGGCGTGGTGCAGAAGACCGTCTTCACGCCGCAGGCGGTGGCCCAGCTCCCGGGGGCGCCGTTCCAGGCGCAGTCGGAGGACGGCGAGGTCGCGGTCACCTCGCTGACCTTCAACTTCGGCTCCGACGGCTGGAACGCCATCCCCGACGCCGTCGACGAGGTCCGCGACATCACCCAGGTCGACGGCGTCACCGTGCACCTCGCCGGGTACGGCGGTCAGGCGGCCGACTCGGCCGAGGCGTTCGAGGGCATCGACACCACCCTCATCCTCATCACCCTGCTCGTGGTGATCGTGCTGCTGCTGTTCACCTACCGCAGCCCCGTGCTCTGGATCCTGCCGATCCTCAGCGTGGTCTTCGCCTACTCCGTCTCCGGCGGCGTGGTCTACCTGCTGGCCAAGTACGCCGGGCTGACGGTCAACGGGCAGAGCCAGGCCATCCTCGGCATCCTCGTCATCGGCGCCGGCACGGACTACGCGCTGCTGCTCGTGGCCCGCTACCGAGAAGAGCTCCGCCGCCACGACGACCGCCACGAGGCCATGGCCTTCGCCCTGCACCGGGCCGCGCCGGCGCTGCTGGCCAGCGCGTCCACGGTCGCGGTGGGCATGCTCTGCCTGGTCTTCGCCGAGCTCAACTCCACCGCCGGCCTCGGACCGGTCAACGCGATCGGCATCGGCGTGACCTTCCTGGTCATGGTCACGCTGCTGCCGGCCCTGCTCGTCATCTGCGGTCGCTGGGTGTTCTGGCCCAAGCGCCCGGCGTACGGCTCGGACGAGCCGAACGCCAGCGGCTTCTGGGCGCGCGTCGGGGCCCGGATCGCCAAGGCACCGCGCAAGGTCTGGATCATCACCACGGTCCTGCTGCTGGCCTGCTCGCTCGGCTTGTTCACGCTCAAGGCCGACGGGCTGTCGACCGAGGACACCTACACGAAGGAGTTCGACTCCATCAAGGGCCAGAAGCTGCTCGTCGAGCACGGCCTGCAGGACAACTCCAACACCGTGCAGGTGGTGGCGAACACCGACGAGCTGGACGACGTGCTCGCCGCGGTGGAGGACATCCGCGGCCTCGGCACGCCGACCGAGCCGCAGCAGGTCTCGGACACGCGGAGCTTCTTCGAGGCCACCGTGGGCGAGGACATCTCCTCGACCAAGGCCTTCGACATCGTCCAGGCCACCCGCGACGCGGTGCACGGCGTGGACGGCGCCGACGCCCGGGTCGGCGGCGGGTCGGCGTTCTACCTGGACACGAAGGTCGCCTCGAACCGCGACAACAAGGTCATCATCCCGATCGTGCTCATCGTGGTGCTGCTCATCCTCATCGGGCTGCTCCGTGCGGTCGCGGCGCCCCTCATCCTGATGGGGACGGTGATCCTGTCCTTCGGGGCCGCGCTCGGGTTGTCGTCACTGCTGTTCAAGTACGTCTTCGGCTTCGCCGGCTCCGATCCAGGGTTCCCGCTGTTCGCGTTCGTGTTCCTGGTCGCCCTGGGCATCGACTACAACATCTTCCTGATGACGCGGGTCCGGGAGGAGACGGCCACCCACGGGACGCGCAAGGGCTCGCTCATCGCCCTCGGCTCCACCGGCGGCGTCATCACCTCGGCCGGGATCGTGCTCGCCGCGACGTTCCTGGTCCTCGGCTCGATCCCGTTCGTCTTCCTGGCCGAGCTCGGGGTCGCGGTCGCCCTGGGCGTCCTGCTGGACACCATGATCGTGCGCTCGGTGCTCGTCACCGCGATCAACCTCGACGTCGGCGGCAAGATCTGGTGGCCCAGCCGGCTCGACCGCGGCGAGCGCCCGCCCGGGTCGGAGGGTTCGGAGTCCGAGCGGGCGCCGGCGACCGTGTAG